A single region of the Musa acuminata AAA Group cultivar baxijiao chromosome BXJ1-11, Cavendish_Baxijiao_AAA, whole genome shotgun sequence genome encodes:
- the LOC135596594 gene encoding LOB domain-containing protein 40-like — MRMSCNGCRVLRKGCSDDCSIRPCLEWIRNPESQANATVFLAKFYGRAGLMNLINAGPEHLRPAIFRSLLYEACGRIVNPIYGSVGLLWSGSWQLCQAAMESVLKGSPIVQIPSEAAAATPVPPLKAYDIRHVAKDAELHKVNNNRTRFKRPGAKPHPSPTAPVEPAEQPEPAGADLSHESAASHASQPNAGGSGGDGDGRENESVFSADAASHVSQGELSPAEEGEVGLELTLGLEPGLRPDRAIRPAGDSRCDVSRLNADTCKVDLCLQLSVA, encoded by the exons ATGAGGATGAGCTGTAACGGGTGCAGGGTGCTGCGCAAAGGGTGCAGCGATGACTGCAGCATCCGGCCATGCCTTGAGTGGATCAGGAACCCGGAGTCGCAGGCCAATGCCACCGTCTTCCTCGCCAAGTTCTACGGCCGCGCCGGCCTCATGAACCTCATCAACGCCGGCCCCGAACACCTCCGCCCTG CTATATTCCGATCCCTACTCTACGAGGCGTGCGGGCGGATCGTGAACCCAATCTATGGTTCTGTCGGGCTGCTGTGGTCCGGCAGCTGGCAGCTCTGCCAGGCCGCTATGGAGTCGGTGCTCAAGGGTTCTCCCATCGTTCAAATCCCTTCCGAGGCCGCCGCGGCCACGCCGGTGCCGCCGCTCAAAGCCTACGACATTCGCCACGTCGCCAAGGACGCCGAGCTCCACAAGGTCAACAACAACCGGACACGGTTCAAGCGGCCCGGCGCCAAGCCGCACCCTTCGCCGACCGCACCGGTCGAGCCCGCCGAGCAGCCAGAGCCCGCTGGGGCCGACCTCAGCCACGAGTCGGCCGCCAGCCACGCGTCCCAGCCCAACGCTGGCGGCAGCGGCGGGGACGGTGACGGCAGGGAGAACGAGAGCGTGTTCTCGGCGGATGCAGCGTCGCACGTGAGCCAGGGCGAGCTGAGCCCGGCCGAGGAGGGCGAGGTGGGGTTGGAGCTCACCCTCGGGCTGGAGCCCGGGCTGAGGCCCGACCGCGCGATCCGGCCGGCGGGGGACTCTCGGTGCGACGTCAGCCGCTTGAATGCGGACACGTGCAAGGTCGACCTTTGCCTGCAGCTGTCTGTGGCGTAA